DNA from Cyanobacteriota bacterium:
GGCATGGGTGGATTAACAGCCGGAATTGCACTTCAACAGGCAGGCTACGAGGTGGAGGTCTACGATCGCGTCAAGGAGTTACGCCCAGCCGGAGCAGCTATTTCCCTGTGGTCAAATGGGGTCAAAGTCTTAAATCGCCTAGGACTAGGCTCAGAAATTGCTCGCATTGGCGGCCAGATGGACA
Protein-coding regions in this window:
- a CDS encoding NAD(P)-binding protein; protein product: MQNLKAIVIGAGMGGLTAGIALQQAGYEVEVYDRVKELRPAGAAISLWSNGVKVLNRLGLGSEIARIGGQMD